Proteins from a genomic interval of Streptomyces sp. SID8374:
- a CDS encoding roadblock/LC7 domain-containing protein, translating to MTAPSTFGLSTEARNLHWLLSNLVEEVPGVHSVTVVSSDGLMLLSSDPGHHEAKAAGPSDGPKGSSADLATIVSGIGSLTVGAAKLMDGGGVKQTMVAMDEGSVFVMSISDGSLLGVHATPDCDMSVVAYHMALFVGRAGHVLTPELRSELRKSMESAQ from the coding sequence TTGACTGCGCCCAGCACGTTCGGGCTGAGTACCGAGGCCCGGAACCTTCACTGGTTGCTGAGCAATCTCGTGGAGGAGGTGCCAGGGGTCCACTCGGTCACCGTCGTCTCGTCCGACGGGCTGATGCTGCTCTCCTCCGACCCCGGACACCACGAGGCGAAGGCGGCAGGACCGTCGGACGGCCCCAAGGGGTCCAGCGCCGACCTGGCCACCATCGTCTCCGGCATCGGCTCGCTGACCGTCGGAGCCGCGAAGCTGATGGACGGCGGCGGCGTCAAACAGACGATGGTCGCCATGGACGAGGGCAGCGTCTTCGTCATGTCGATCAGCGACGGCTCCCTCCTCGGCGTCCACGCCACCCCTGACTGCGACATGAGCGTCGTCGCGTACCACATGGCCCTCTTCGTCGGCCGGGCCGGACACGTCCTCACCCCCGAACTCCGCAGTGAGCTGCGCAAATCGATGGAGAGTGCCCAGTGA
- a CDS encoding ATP/GTP-binding protein, whose protein sequence is MDSAVSEAPLFAPRQPGPQDQPSRPQDQPEEALQAWQLDHTRAPTATKIVVAGGFGVGKTTFVGSVSEITPLQTEALMTQASEETDDLSATPEKTTTTVAMDFGRLTLDDDLVLYVFGTPGQQRFWFMWDDLVRGAIGAVVLADTRRLEDCFPALDYFESCGLPYIVAVNHFEGTPGYEAEDVREALTVPPRVPIVIMDARNRITVVESLLALVGHALDVTPA, encoded by the coding sequence ATGGACTCCGCCGTCTCTGAGGCGCCGCTCTTCGCCCCGCGTCAGCCGGGGCCGCAGGACCAGCCGTCACGGCCCCAGGACCAGCCGGAGGAAGCCCTCCAGGCCTGGCAACTCGACCACACCCGCGCGCCCACCGCGACCAAGATCGTGGTGGCGGGCGGATTCGGCGTGGGCAAGACGACGTTCGTCGGCTCGGTCTCGGAGATCACGCCGCTCCAGACCGAAGCGCTGATGACCCAGGCCAGCGAGGAGACCGACGACCTCTCCGCGACGCCCGAGAAGACCACCACGACGGTGGCCATGGACTTCGGCCGGCTCACCCTCGACGACGACCTCGTGCTGTACGTCTTCGGCACCCCCGGCCAGCAGCGCTTCTGGTTCATGTGGGACGACTTGGTGCGCGGCGCGATCGGTGCGGTCGTCCTCGCCGACACCCGCCGGCTGGAGGACTGCTTCCCGGCGCTGGACTACTTCGAGAGCTGCGGGCTGCCGTACATCGTGGCGGTCAACCACTTCGAGGGGACGCCCGGTTACGAGGCGGAGGACGTCAGGGAGGCCCTGACCGTACCGCCGCGGGTGCCGATAGTGATCATGGACGCACGTAACAGGATCACGGTCGTCGAGTCGCTGCTGGCCCTGGTCGGCCACGCCCTCGACGTCACCCCCGCGTAG
- a CDS encoding C40 family peptidase, whose amino-acid sequence MSARLLRAVCAAALATALAVSPATAEPATAEPAEPTPVPSLEIDEDAAEVDAETALAAPEAPTAPKNVATLLRELQKRYQEAEEASETYNATAEKLKQRTAQAKKVEAELTKARAALELSRGDAGRLAREQYQGRTEFSAYLQLLLARDPLRALDQSHVIERVAAGRAATVERLTAAARRADALAAASLKAVDQQRKLAARQKKQRDTVRGKLKQVETLLATLSPEQMAQLAGLEQQGVEAAQNELVASGALSSVRPPTRQGGDAITYAIEQIGKPYVWGAEGPGSFDCSGLTSQAWAAAGRPIPRTSQEQWKQLPRVPISSLRPGDLVIYFPKATHVALYIGDGLVVQAPRPGTKVKVSPLASNPLLGAVRPDPDGVPLSTYTRPDLPENARDGSDTGYSAEAAPE is encoded by the coding sequence GTGTCAGCCAGACTCCTGCGCGCGGTCTGCGCAGCCGCACTCGCCACGGCCCTCGCGGTCTCCCCCGCCACCGCCGAACCCGCCACCGCCGAACCGGCCGAACCCACCCCCGTACCATCGCTGGAAATCGACGAGGACGCGGCAGAAGTCGACGCGGAAACCGCCCTCGCAGCCCCAGAAGCCCCCACGGCCCCCAAGAACGTGGCGACCCTCCTACGCGAGCTCCAGAAGCGCTACCAGGAGGCGGAAGAGGCGAGCGAGACCTACAACGCCACCGCCGAGAAGCTGAAGCAGCGGACCGCGCAGGCGAAGAAGGTCGAGGCGGAGCTGACGAAGGCCCGGGCGGCGCTGGAGCTCAGCCGGGGGGACGCCGGGCGGCTGGCCCGGGAGCAGTACCAGGGGCGTACCGAGTTCTCCGCCTACCTCCAGCTGCTGCTGGCCCGGGACCCCCTGCGCGCCCTGGACCAGAGCCATGTCATCGAACGGGTGGCGGCGGGCCGCGCGGCGACGGTGGAACGGCTGACCGCCGCCGCCCGCCGCGCCGACGCCCTCGCGGCCGCCTCCCTCAAGGCGGTCGACCAGCAGAGGAAGCTGGCCGCGCGGCAGAAGAAGCAGCGCGACACCGTACGCGGCAAGCTGAAGCAGGTGGAGACGCTGCTGGCCACGCTCTCGCCCGAGCAGATGGCCCAGCTGGCGGGCCTGGAGCAGCAGGGCGTGGAGGCGGCCCAGAACGAACTGGTGGCCTCCGGGGCGCTCAGCTCGGTCCGCCCGCCGACCCGGCAGGGCGGTGACGCCATCACGTACGCGATCGAACAGATCGGCAAGCCGTACGTGTGGGGCGCCGAGGGCCCCGGCTCCTTCGACTGCTCCGGCCTCACGTCCCAGGCCTGGGCGGCGGCGGGACGCCCGATCCCCCGGACCTCGCAGGAACAGTGGAAGCAGCTCCCGAGGGTGCCCATCTCCTCACTGCGCCCAGGCGACCTGGTGATCTACTTCCCGAAGGCGACCCATGTGGCGCTGTACATCGGCGACGGCCTGGTGGTGCAGGCGCCCCGCCCCGGGACGAAGGTGAAGGTCTCCCCGCTGGCGTCCAACCCGCTGCTGGGCGCCGTCCGCCCCGACCCCGACGGCGTACCGCTGTCCACGTACACCCGCCCCGACCTCCCCGAGAACGCCCGCGACGGCTCGGACACCGGCTACAGCGCGGAGGCGGCACCCGAATAG
- a CDS encoding DUF742 domain-containing protein, which yields MTTAAAEPSPRLPVRGADKRPARVRPYSLTGGRTRFGHVLLVETFVAALEAPEERRELTNGNLASRVMPELQAIVEICRRMRTVAEISALLKMPLGVVRVLLSDLADQGKIRVYGTGHGTGQPDRALLERVLNGLRRL from the coding sequence GTGACGACCGCCGCAGCCGAGCCCTCCCCCCGCCTCCCCGTCCGCGGCGCCGACAAGCGCCCGGCCCGGGTCCGTCCGTACTCCCTCACCGGAGGCCGCACCCGGTTCGGGCACGTCCTGCTCGTCGAGACGTTCGTCGCCGCCCTCGAAGCACCCGAGGAGCGCCGCGAGCTGACCAACGGCAACCTCGCCTCGCGGGTCATGCCGGAGCTCCAGGCCATCGTCGAAATCTGCCGCCGGATGCGTACGGTCGCGGAGATCTCGGCCCTGTTGAAGATGCCGCTCGGAGTCGTCCGGGTGCTGCTCAGCGACTTGGCCGACCAGGGAAAGATCCGCGTGTACGGAACCGGTCACGGCACCGGTCAGCCCGACCGCGCACTGCTCGAAAGGGTGCTCAATGGACTCCGCCGTCTCTGA
- a CDS encoding nitrate- and nitrite sensing domain-containing protein, with product MQKKRPRSQGSTRDGSGATPPAPVATKRTVRVRSRLVAGVAVVGVIVLAAGAPAALSASSDLAESQRLVTLSELNRQAVTLAHSLADERDAVTAYIAGGRTDDGKAAAANRLTRTTRVDQQIDEIHEPAPAALRRDLSTVPSLRRDALTGKGSALEAHQAYSEVIAKLHGISAELAEKTPPRAADATRAPLALGGAVEQASATRGLLLAALAVPSPEPAAPQTDPFTGLPVETQDDESKRADRVRDELSAAAQQARVRELASLAEFDQAANPVARDKLSATVTGPEVNSAEKYLGRLTDRPELSDSERSTNAKKLESALSARIDRMRGVESALSTTQVQRLEGLRDDDVTALELSIALLGGCFLLAVGVSTAVARTLTQPLAVLRIGAARLAEEPESAEPVRYTGRNDEFAQVVRSMNTLHARLTGLQQEFTGRFEDLGTERAELIAGREALTLQRAELQVRTAELTAQLERLKNTVHHTFVNLSLRNLGLVERQLGVIESLEEREQDPERLATLFKLDHMATVMRRHSENMLVLAGAEHGHGHAGPIPLVDVARAAVSEIERYERVTIQSLPPHAQIAGFAADDLSHLLAELLENATSFSPPDSHVELSGWLLETGEVMLSVQDAGIGMSTVRMGELNARLADPASFEAGEQSADGAGLGLQVTSLLAARHGVRVQLREQKGSGVTAVVVLPQTLLPNSLPASSPPAVQLPGEAPTLNLPGSVAEANSNALPSRTPVLPPTAEPAAPEAETGAGAGAEVAPGAAVEPETTPEPSAPEARSETTPEPVPEAAPAVEFEQAAETTPEATARPAVDPMIAAAERAIREAGTRGPAPAAEDAEAPGAPEATDVPQQSPDADARAEAHAAADADADADADAASPEGAEADAAAESESEITMQVRLPRPPAAPAAAADPQPSDPYAIGPDRHERPAESGPGGQDPDGPEFRPAPRAEAAADTVPGPRKPQAGRVTDKGLPKRTPKVVRPEGTPTTGRTGSLDKDDLRRRLGSFHQAAKEGRRDVEAEIAESTGSIALADHEGVATGTAGHETTTAPATGRAHDTGTEQTGGRTDRRNGETGDTVEEARS from the coding sequence GTGCAGAAGAAGCGGCCGCGGAGCCAGGGCAGCACGCGCGACGGTTCCGGGGCGACGCCTCCGGCTCCGGTCGCCACCAAGCGGACCGTACGGGTGCGGAGCCGGCTGGTCGCCGGGGTCGCCGTCGTCGGGGTCATCGTCCTCGCGGCGGGCGCTCCCGCCGCGCTGAGCGCCTCCTCCGACCTGGCCGAGTCCCAGCGGCTGGTGACCCTCTCCGAGCTGAACCGGCAGGCCGTCACCCTGGCGCACTCCCTCGCCGACGAGCGGGACGCCGTCACCGCGTACATCGCGGGCGGCCGCACCGATGACGGCAAGGCCGCCGCCGCGAACCGCCTCACCCGCACCACCCGCGTCGACCAGCAGATCGACGAGATCCACGAACCGGCCCCCGCGGCCCTGCGGCGCGACCTCTCCACCGTGCCCTCCCTGCGCCGTGACGCCCTCACCGGCAAGGGCTCGGCGCTGGAGGCCCACCAGGCGTACTCCGAGGTCATCGCCAAGCTGCACGGCATCTCCGCCGAGCTGGCCGAGAAGACCCCGCCGCGCGCCGCCGACGCCACCCGCGCCCCGCTCGCCCTCGGCGGAGCCGTCGAACAGGCCTCCGCCACCCGCGGGCTCCTCCTCGCCGCCCTCGCCGTACCGAGCCCCGAGCCCGCCGCCCCGCAGACCGACCCCTTCACCGGCCTCCCGGTGGAGACCCAGGACGACGAGAGCAAACGGGCGGACCGCGTACGCGACGAGCTGAGCGCCGCCGCCCAGCAGGCCCGGGTCCGTGAACTGGCCTCGCTCGCCGAGTTCGACCAGGCCGCGAACCCGGTCGCCCGCGACAAGCTCTCCGCCACCGTCACGGGTCCCGAGGTCAACAGCGCCGAGAAGTACCTCGGCCGCCTCACCGACCGCCCCGAACTCTCCGACAGCGAGCGCTCCACCAACGCCAAGAAGCTGGAGTCCGCGCTCTCCGCCCGGATCGACCGCATGCGCGGCGTCGAGTCCGCCCTCTCCACCACCCAGGTCCAGCGCCTGGAGGGGCTCCGCGACGACGACGTCACCGCCCTCGAACTGAGCATCGCCCTGCTCGGCGGCTGTTTCCTGCTCGCCGTCGGCGTCTCCACCGCCGTCGCCCGTACCCTCACCCAGCCGCTCGCCGTCCTGCGCATCGGCGCCGCCCGCCTCGCGGAGGAGCCCGAGAGCGCCGAACCGGTCCGCTACACCGGCCGCAACGACGAGTTCGCCCAGGTCGTCCGGTCGATGAACACCCTGCACGCCAGGCTGACCGGGCTCCAGCAGGAGTTCACCGGCCGCTTCGAGGACCTCGGCACCGAGCGCGCCGAACTGATCGCGGGCCGCGAGGCACTCACCCTCCAGCGCGCCGAACTCCAGGTGCGGACCGCCGAGCTCACCGCCCAGCTGGAGCGGCTCAAGAACACCGTCCACCACACCTTCGTCAACCTCTCGCTGCGCAACCTCGGCCTCGTGGAGCGCCAGCTCGGCGTCATCGAGAGCCTGGAGGAGCGCGAGCAGGACCCGGAGCGCCTGGCCACCCTGTTCAAGCTGGACCACATGGCCACGGTCATGCGCCGGCACAGCGAGAACATGCTCGTCCTCGCGGGCGCCGAGCACGGCCACGGCCACGCGGGCCCGATCCCGCTGGTCGACGTGGCCCGCGCGGCCGTCAGCGAGATCGAGCGGTACGAGCGGGTCACCATCCAGTCCCTGCCGCCGCACGCCCAGATCGCCGGGTTCGCCGCCGACGACCTCAGCCACCTCCTCGCCGAACTCCTGGAGAACGCCACCTCCTTCTCCCCGCCGGACTCCCATGTGGAGCTCTCCGGCTGGCTGCTGGAGACCGGCGAGGTGATGCTCTCCGTGCAGGACGCGGGCATCGGCATGTCGACGGTCCGGATGGGCGAGCTGAATGCGAGGCTGGCCGACCCGGCCTCCTTCGAGGCGGGGGAGCAGAGCGCCGACGGGGCCGGACTCGGCCTCCAGGTCACCTCGTTGCTGGCCGCCCGGCACGGTGTGCGGGTCCAGCTGCGCGAGCAGAAGGGGAGTGGAGTGACGGCCGTCGTCGTCCTGCCGCAGACCCTGCTGCCCAACTCCCTCCCGGCCTCCTCGCCGCCCGCCGTGCAGCTGCCCGGCGAGGCGCCGACGCTCAACCTGCCGGGCTCGGTGGCCGAGGCCAACTCCAACGCCCTGCCGAGCCGTACGCCGGTGCTGCCGCCGACCGCCGAACCGGCAGCGCCGGAGGCGGAGACGGGGGCGGGGGCCGGTGCTGAGGTGGCGCCCGGTGCTGCGGTTGAGCCGGAGACGACGCCTGAGCCGTCGGCGCCTGAGGCCCGGTCCGAGACGACGCCTGAGCCCGTGCCCGAGGCGGCGCCCGCGGTGGAGTTCGAGCAGGCGGCCGAGACGACGCCGGAGGCCACCGCCCGGCCAGCCGTGGACCCGATGATCGCCGCCGCCGAGCGGGCGATCCGCGAGGCCGGTACGCGGGGCCCCGCGCCCGCCGCCGAGGACGCGGAGGCGCCCGGGGCGCCCGAAGCCACCGACGTACCGCAGCAGAGCCCCGACGCGGACGCGCGGGCAGAAGCCCACGCAGCCGCAGATGCAGACGCCGATGCCGATGCCGACGCAGCCTCACCGGAAGGCGCGGAGGCGGACGCTGCCGCCGAGTCGGAGTCCGAGATCACGATGCAGGTCCGGCTGCCGAGGCCCCCGGCGGCCCCGGCCGCCGCCGCGGACCCGCAGCCCTCCGACCCGTACGCCATCGGCCCCGACCGCCACGAGCGTCCGGCCGAGAGCGGTCCGGGCGGCCAGGACCCGGACGGGCCCGAGTTCCGTCCCGCGCCCCGGGCCGAGGCCGCCGCCGACACCGTGCCCGGACCCCGGAAGCCGCAGGCCGGGCGGGTCACCGACAAGGGGCTGCCCAAGCGCACCCCCAAGGTGGTCCGGCCCGAGGGCACACCCACCACCGGGCGCACCGGCAGCCTGGACAAGGACGACCTGCGCCGCAGGCTGGGCAGCTTCCATCAGGCGGCGAAGGAGGGCCGGCGCGATGTCGAGGCCGAGATCGCCGAGTCGACCGGCTCCATCGCCCTCGCCGACCACGAGGGCGTAGCCACCGGCACCGCCGGGCACGAGACCACCACCGCGCCCGCGACGGGCCGCGCACACGACACAGGGACCGAGCAGACCGGCGGCCGCACGGACCGCCGGAACGGAGAGACGGGGGACACAGTCGAGGAGGCACGCAGTTGA
- a CDS encoding PQQ-binding-like beta-propeller repeat protein — translation MEALRREDPRRFGRFTVLARFRQAASAVQFVARDTATGELSVITAARPALAAVPAFRRRFQSEARTAERLAGGWVTPPLETGEDGLLHTATEYVPALPLAEAIGIAGPLPERALRILGAGIAEILSRVHAGGSALQGLAPGTVLLAEDGPRLTAFGPLGAAASAEAKPGGQLSVRLGYLTPEQVAGKEAGAASDLFVLGLLLAYAATGTTPFTEGPPEEAARRIAEAEPELDTVPAELRGLIAGCLAKDPAERPTAGTVAAELALEGAAGLARGGWLPERLAAAVADQEARVRALEVPEDSPEEAEEAPADAAGPVGASAAAAGGVAAAGPGTGGTAAPEDVRPVKETEDAVPGEEPVDAVPEDAVPGASGGVAAAEAPADAPAEEPTGTPADTPPGAPAAQAPADPRAAVATTSHAHGTGTGTGTGDNSAGSHTGTGDVGKTDHTANGNNRDNGTNGDIGEDPGTTRFLNTGPKPPQSDRATTQLALPHELPRSPGRAPVPPHTPAALPPGPARSAPQLPASPGLPAPGHHHTHGSPAPYPAAALPGSTGQGNSGNQGNGSNGSPMVTLPLPPAPTPPPGSATSRRTLIAIAAAAVGGLVVGGGAVAAIGGGESVAATDDKPAPKPRRTLPGQPPEPRWTYSHPASESSPLTTALWQDRLLVVTSESQASAVDLRTGKRVWQRADAAKGQAALAAGDLCFVASPTEFLWLAPKDGTVVHRVRYADGFTDLPDLQVGRLAGQSGPVIWFTGSHTVTVKAPKPKKGKKQAPDKQVVQAYFFAYDIVRRTEVWRTPVPAGRAPGTPGYRVVAERSADLLVRQDAVTLTAAEVKAAKGKGTIRSFDQQTGKVRWAKQYGTAAPDAAVTGGEDGTLYAAVGADLQSFEADTAKPLWRVAGTAGSVFGTPLLAGPLLHTTERSQQVGAVERESGRLLWRRSTEVPGIGNAPSLALSGSGKTLLASDATQVTAFSAADGERLWKFQDIGVADPKGATVSASYRTLAAGGNVIVQRDRSFYAFPVA, via the coding sequence ATGGAGGCGCTGCGTAGGGAAGATCCACGCCGTTTCGGCCGCTTCACCGTGCTGGCCCGCTTCCGACAAGCCGCGAGCGCCGTGCAGTTCGTGGCGCGGGACACCGCTACGGGCGAGCTCTCCGTGATCACCGCCGCGCGCCCCGCGCTCGCCGCCGTCCCCGCTTTCCGGCGCCGCTTCCAGTCCGAGGCCCGCACCGCCGAACGCCTCGCGGGCGGCTGGGTGACACCGCCCCTGGAGACCGGTGAGGACGGACTCCTCCATACCGCGACGGAGTACGTCCCCGCCCTCCCGCTGGCCGAGGCGATCGGCATCGCCGGTCCGCTGCCGGAGCGCGCGCTGCGGATACTGGGCGCGGGCATCGCCGAGATCCTCTCCCGGGTGCACGCGGGCGGCTCCGCGCTCCAGGGGCTCGCCCCGGGCACGGTGCTGCTGGCCGAGGACGGGCCCCGGCTCACCGCGTTCGGCCCGCTGGGCGCGGCCGCGTCGGCGGAGGCGAAGCCGGGCGGGCAGCTCTCGGTCCGGCTGGGCTACCTGACGCCGGAGCAGGTCGCGGGCAAGGAGGCCGGTGCGGCGTCCGACCTGTTCGTGCTGGGGCTGCTGCTGGCGTACGCGGCCACGGGGACGACCCCGTTCACGGAGGGCCCGCCCGAGGAGGCCGCCCGCCGGATCGCCGAGGCCGAACCCGAACTGGACACCGTACCGGCGGAGTTGCGCGGGCTGATCGCGGGCTGCCTGGCGAAGGACCCGGCCGAGCGCCCGACGGCCGGTACGGTCGCCGCCGAACTGGCCCTGGAGGGCGCGGCGGGCCTCGCCCGGGGCGGCTGGCTCCCCGAACGGCTCGCGGCAGCGGTCGCGGACCAGGAGGCGCGGGTGCGGGCGCTGGAGGTGCCGGAGGATTCCCCGGAGGAGGCGGAGGAGGCGCCCGCCGACGCCGCAGGCCCGGTGGGCGCGAGTGCCGCCGCTGCCGGGGGCGTTGCCGCTGCCGGGCCCGGGACCGGTGGGACGGCCGCACCCGAGGACGTACGGCCCGTCAAGGAGACCGAGGACGCGGTGCCTGGGGAGGAGCCCGTTGACGCGGTGCCCGAGGACGCGGTGCCCGGCGCGTCGGGTGGCGTCGCGGCGGCCGAGGCACCGGCGGACGCACCGGCCGAGGAGCCGACAGGGACACCCGCCGACACACCCCCGGGGGCACCGGCCGCACAGGCCCCGGCCGACCCAAGGGCCGCCGTAGCCACCACCAGCCATGCCCACGGCACCGGCACCGGCACCGGCACCGGCGACAACAGCGCAGGCAGCCACACCGGCACCGGAGACGTCGGCAAGACGGACCACACCGCCAACGGCAACAACAGGGACAACGGCACCAACGGCGACATCGGCGAGGACCCGGGCACCACCCGTTTCCTCAACACCGGCCCCAAGCCGCCCCAGTCCGACCGCGCCACCACCCAGCTCGCCCTCCCCCACGAACTCCCCCGGTCCCCGGGCCGGGCCCCCGTCCCGCCCCACACACCTGCCGCGCTCCCTCCCGGTCCGGCCCGGTCGGCGCCCCAGCTCCCCGCCTCCCCCGGACTCCCGGCACCGGGCCACCACCACACCCACGGCAGCCCCGCCCCCTACCCGGCAGCGGCGCTCCCGGGCTCCACGGGCCAGGGCAACAGCGGCAACCAGGGCAACGGCAGCAACGGCTCCCCCATGGTGACGCTGCCCCTGCCGCCCGCGCCCACCCCTCCGCCCGGCTCCGCCACCAGCCGCCGGACCCTGATCGCCATCGCGGCCGCGGCGGTCGGCGGGCTCGTCGTGGGCGGCGGGGCGGTCGCCGCGATCGGTGGCGGGGAGAGCGTGGCCGCCACGGACGACAAGCCCGCGCCGAAGCCGCGCCGTACGCTCCCGGGCCAGCCCCCCGAGCCGCGCTGGACCTACTCCCACCCGGCCTCCGAGTCCTCCCCGCTGACCACGGCGCTCTGGCAGGACCGGCTGCTGGTGGTGACCAGCGAGAGCCAGGCGAGCGCCGTCGACCTGCGGACCGGCAAGCGGGTCTGGCAGCGCGCGGACGCCGCCAAGGGCCAGGCGGCACTGGCCGCCGGCGACCTGTGCTTCGTGGCGAGCCCGACGGAGTTCCTCTGGCTCGCGCCGAAGGACGGGACGGTCGTGCACCGCGTGCGGTACGCGGACGGCTTCACCGACCTGCCGGACCTTCAGGTCGGACGGCTGGCCGGCCAGTCCGGGCCCGTCATCTGGTTCACCGGCTCGCACACGGTCACCGTGAAGGCGCCGAAGCCGAAGAAGGGCAAGAAGCAGGCGCCGGACAAGCAGGTCGTCCAGGCGTACTTCTTCGCGTACGACATCGTCCGGCGCACCGAGGTCTGGCGCACCCCGGTCCCGGCGGGCCGCGCCCCCGGCACACCCGGCTACCGGGTCGTCGCGGAGCGCTCGGCCGATCTCCTCGTACGGCAGGACGCGGTCACCCTGACGGCGGCCGAGGTCAAGGCGGCCAAGGGGAAGGGCACCATCCGCTCCTTCGACCAGCAGACCGGCAAGGTGCGGTGGGCCAAGCAGTACGGCACGGCCGCCCCCGACGCCGCCGTGACGGGCGGTGAGGACGGCACCCTGTACGCGGCGGTCGGCGCCGATCTCCAGTCGTTCGAGGCGGACACCGCCAAGCCGCTGTGGCGGGTCGCGGGCACGGCGGGCTCGGTCTTCGGCACCCCGCTCCTGGCCGGTCCCCTCCTCCACACCACCGAGCGCAGCCAGCAGGTCGGCGCCGTGGAACGGGAGAGCGGGCGCCTGCTCTGGCGGCGTTCGACGGAGGTGCCGGGCATCGGCAACGCCCCCTCCCTCGCGCTGAGCGGCAGCGGAAAGACGCTGCTCGCCTCCGACGCCACCCAGGTCACCGCGTTCTCGGCGGCCGACGGGGAGCGGCTGTGGAAGTTCCAGGACATCGGGGTGGCCGACCCGAAGGGGGCCACCGTGAGCGCCTCGTACCGGACCCTCGCCGCCGGCGGGAACGTCATCGTCCAGCGGGACAGGTCCTTCTACGCGTTCCCGGTGGCCTGA
- a CDS encoding styrene monooxygenase/indole monooxygenase family protein translates to MRKILIVGAGQSGLQLALGLQSRGYEVTLMSNRTADEIRTGRVMSTQCMFHTALQHERDYQLNFWESQAPKIEGLGVSVAAPDSSRAIDWVGKLDGYAQSVDQRVKMAGWMETFAQRGGQLVIHGAAVSDLDYFSRTYDLVMVSAGKGELVSMFGRDAARSPFDAPQRALAVAYVHGMGPRPEHPEFDAVRCNLVPGVGELFVMPTLTTSGRADILFWEGIPGGPLDAFQGIKDPSEHLAKTLELMEKFTPWEYARATKVELTDANGTLAGRYAPTVRKPIGRLPGGGLVLGVADVVVANDPITGQGSNSASKCANSYLDSILEHGDKEFDAAWMQSTFDRYWDTAQHVVKWTNAMLGVPPEHVLNLIGAAGQLQPVADRFANGFDNPADFENFFFEPEKTNAYLASVSGA, encoded by the coding sequence ATGCGGAAGATACTCATAGTCGGAGCCGGGCAGTCCGGACTCCAGCTGGCCCTGGGGCTCCAGTCCCGAGGCTACGAAGTCACCCTGATGTCCAACCGCACCGCCGACGAGATCCGCACCGGCCGGGTCATGTCGACGCAGTGCATGTTCCACACCGCGCTCCAGCACGAGCGGGACTACCAGCTGAACTTCTGGGAGTCCCAGGCCCCGAAGATCGAAGGCCTCGGCGTCTCCGTCGCCGCCCCCGACTCCTCGCGCGCCATCGACTGGGTCGGCAAGCTGGACGGGTACGCCCAGTCCGTCGACCAGCGCGTGAAGATGGCCGGCTGGATGGAGACCTTCGCCCAGCGCGGCGGCCAGCTCGTCATCCACGGGGCGGCCGTCTCCGACCTGGACTACTTCTCCCGCACCTACGACCTGGTGATGGTCTCCGCAGGCAAGGGCGAGCTGGTCTCCATGTTCGGCCGCGACGCGGCCCGTTCGCCGTTCGACGCCCCGCAGCGCGCACTGGCCGTCGCCTACGTCCACGGGATGGGCCCGCGCCCGGAGCACCCGGAGTTCGACGCGGTCCGCTGCAACCTGGTGCCGGGCGTCGGCGAGCTGTTCGTGATGCCGACCCTGACGACTTCCGGCCGCGCCGACATCCTCTTCTGGGAGGGCATCCCGGGCGGCCCGCTGGACGCGTTCCAGGGCATCAAGGACCCCTCCGAGCACCTGGCGAAGACGCTGGAGCTCATGGAGAAGTTCACGCCGTGGGAGTACGCCCGCGCCACCAAGGTCGAGTTGACCGACGCCAACGGCACCCTCGCCGGCCGGTACGCCCCCACGGTCCGCAAGCCGATCGGCCGGCTCCCCGGCGGCGGCCTGGTCCTCGGCGTCGCGGACGTCGTCGTGGCCAACGACCCGATCACCGGCCAGGGCTCCAACTCGGCGTCCAAGTGCGCCAACTCCTACCTGGACTCGATCCTGGAGCACGGGGACAAGGAGTTCGACGCCGCCTGGATGCAGTCCACCTTCGACCGCTACTGGGACACCGCCCAGCACGTCGTGAAGTGGACCAACGCGATGCTCGGCGTCCCCCCGGAGCACGTCCTGAACCTGATCGGCGCCGCCGGCCAGCTCCAGCCCGTCGCGGACCGCTTCGCCAACGGCTTCGACAACCCGGCGGACTTCGAGAACTTCTTCTTCGAGCCGGAGAAGACGAACGCGTACCTGGCTTCGGTCTCCGGAGCCTGA